agctcacttatttatccccaaatatctaattaagccacctgtacagtacacgtaatacactctaatacaaatcgtgccacatgtacaatgcttcgttaatgatttaaacggcgttacagaaaaggaccaaataaaacacgaattacgaaaatgaggaccattctaaacattcggtaaaaatgaagaccattttaaacattctgtgaaaatgaaaaccattcacaacaaacactacgaaaatgaggacaaaaaggTAGTTAAGCCTTATTATAAAGAGATTAactttattttcactttttttttttgttttcattttcttcccaAAAAATCATATACTCAACAACTCATCCACGGGACTTGCTCTTTGATCTGCAAGTTCAGAAGGTTGTTGCATAATAATTTTTGTCGGCAATGAATAAGGGAATAATAActccatcttttttttttacctttaatgggTCCTTTGAATTTTGTAATCACATCCTAAAAAAAGTATCTCCCAAATAATCTTCTAATAAAGCGTGAGGTGAATCATGAAGTATGTTGAAaaacttttctaaaattatttgatttgaataaaatataactaaattatcAATGTGaatgttataaaaaaagtaaaaaaaatattttaaatttcataattaaatctTCAAGTTAAAAGCTTTATCAATAACCCAATTATTATCAATCATGAACAGTTCACTTCAACCTGAGTGAATTGACTGAACCTAGGTATCATCATGAAAAAGAATGtaacttaacttttttaaatattcaaatttttctattaaaatgcaAACCAACGTCATGTAGTGAAAAGTTTAGAGTTTGATAACCGTGTTTTGTCACTGAAAACGTTTATAGGCTGtcaattaaatagaaaaaaacatattttctgatgaacatatgttttatgaaattgctgatgtatttttcattttttttaataataattttttgtgcaGCTTTTGGATTTGTCATCCCTTCTGATTTTTTCCCCTCTTTATTATGAAGCTTTAATAAAGCTAATGTGTTGTTCCATTTGAGCTGCAACAATGTACTTTGGGTCATGACATTAATCCACAACACACCATTTTTACAACATCCAAAGACAAAGTCCTGGGATAAGAAGTGGGGAGGGAGAGAGGGAACCAATctgttgttatttttgttttcatgacattattttcttcttcttttcttcttcttcttcttgcatTTGTTACTGCCCTACCCATGATCTTGGAACTGAGATGCTTCATTGAGTGATATTAGATCTCAAGTTGAAGTCTTTGAAGATACCCATTACTCACAGAGTCATGGGGGGTGTGAGTTTGAGGGAATCGTGGTGTTTCTGCAAAGGGGTGAGTAAGTCTGAGAAAATGAAAGCTGCAATCTTTACAGGGAAGGGTCAAGGTATGGCTACTATCACCGGCATTTCTCCAAATGGGGTTTCCGGTACCGGATTTTTAATCCACCGGAATCTTCTTTTGACTACTCACACCAATCTTCCCTCGGTGGTGGCCGCCGACAGTGCCGAGATCCGGCTGCACAATGGCGTGGCTGCAACTCTTGTGCCTCAGAGGTACCCCTATTTGACGATAGTGCTGTGATTTCATTTTTCTTGCTCAAGTTGATGTCAAACTTGGAAGAAAATGTAGCCAACGTgtcattatcttttatttttcgaaaAGTTTTTTTGGGGAGTGGTTAAGTTTTTGTGTAGTTGTTAGGTAAGAGAGGGAGATAAGTAGGCCAGTGGAGGGTTAAACAGTGTTGAGGTGTAAGGTGGTTGGCTTTTGTGTTAAGATTTGTTTCTGATATTTGTAACCAATGCAGTTAATGTGGTAAAGTTGGATTGGATTTCAGTTCTAAAGGTTGGAAACACGTTTTTTGTTAGAATTTGAAAGAGTTCTGTGTTTTTGGTAAGAGATCTTGGGGTTGGAAAGCTACTTCTGGCTTTACTCATTCAAGTTGGATCGGGTAGATTCACTGGTAGCAAAAGCTTCTATTAGCACATCTTTGTTTTTGAACTATTTGCTTGTTCACAATATACTTCTCGCTAGTTTTAATTACTGTACAACACAGCAGATTCTTCTTGTCTCTATTTTATGTTCATTGGTGATTTATTTGGTCTTCCTTTGTTGACTTTGTGTGTACCTGCAATTCAGtgaagtttgaaaatcttttatgGTTGTTTGTTAGCAGTTGTAGCTAACATTACTTCACTTTATCAAGGACATTCATGTAGAATATTAATAGTGGATGTTGATTTAGTTTAGTACTTTTGAGAGATAAACTTTACACCTGTGTACCAGTATCATGTGATTCAATTTCCATTAGgttatgtatttatattgtttttgcaTATTCACATATTTATAAGCTCAACTATTTAGTTTTCTGTACTGTATGccctatatatttattttgaaactttgaagtGATTTAATTTATGGTCAGAAGTAGCTATTTCTAGGCATAGCAAGCCAGacttgttattaaaaattactgTAAATAGTGGCTTGTGTGGTGTGTATTGGTGTCAATAATCTAATTTTATGGATAatgtttaagaaatgaaaaatccGTGATACATGGCATAAAATCAAAACAACCTAAACaaattcaaagtaaaaaaaaaaacagttttgaTGTTTTAGcatttttctaaaattcatATTCTAATTCTTAAGAATTTGGTAATGTTCCAAAAGAAAAGTAGAGATATACACACTTTTCCTTGGAAGGTGTTTTGgcacatttattaaattgtgaTATTTGTCATAACTGTTTGATAGAGTATAGAGTGTGATATTTGTTATAGCTGTGAATGCAACTGTATATAGTTAGTTATGCAGTTGTAATCAATTAGTGTTATCATGTCATATTTCATCTTAAAGTCAATTTACATTAAGTGAAGTTGTCTAATAGATATATAAGATGCAATCTAAGAATTGAGAGACAGATGATGTAGGACTTCCCAAAAACCTCATGACAAGGACTACAAATGCTTAGTTTTGTTATGGTAACTGTTTATTTCTAAGGATGTTGTTTTTAATGATGCCAAATTTCCCTTTACTTCTTCTGGGCCTGTCTTACCTACATCAGAAGTTACATCCAAATGACTCTTTCTTGGTGTCATTACCTTCAGTTTTTTCCTCAACACCCACCAATAATCTACCTCCTACTTCTGTGTATAATCCATTATTCTCACCCGAAAGTACTTCTTTTCATTCTTCATCTAGTCCTATACCTGAACTTGTCAAACTTCTAACCCCTATTCCTGTCAAATCTGTCCATATCATGCAGACGACTTCAAAGTCCGGTATAGTTAAACTCAGGCCGTGCCTCACTTTATTGCTCACTACTTTTGAGCTCTCATTGTTCAGAAAGCTTTATCTTCTTCACAATGGAAATTAGCTATAGAAGATGAGTTTTATGCTTTAATTGCTAACAAGACTTGGTCTCTTGTTCCTCTGCCACCTGGAAGAACAGCTATTGGCTGGTAAGGGGGTgttttgaataaaagaaaatcatgaTGATGCTATCAATACGTATAAAGAGAGTCTTCTTGCTTAGAGTTTCCACCAAACTCCAGGTTGTGACTTCTCTGAAACTTTTTCTTCGGTTTTAAACTGGTCACAAGTCGTATCATTGAGTTTGGTCTTTCAAATCACTGGCCTATACAACAATTAGATGTTAACCATGCCTTCATTCAAGGCTACTTAGTTTAGGATATTTGTATACAGCAACCAGATGGCTTCAAATCTGACAATCTTAATCTAGTACGCAAGCTGAATAGAGGAATTTATGGTCTTAAAAACCCCTGTGCATTGTGCGAAAGGCTCACTAAAACCCTCACTGGTTTTGGTTTCACTCAAGTTTTTGTCTCTATGCTCTGATAGTTGTCAATGACAGCTGTATAGTCAGCTATATAGTTGTTACTTAGCTCATTGTGATCTCTATTAATAGAGAACTCTGTAATCACATtcataattacattttaataatatttgttatatttccTCTCTTCATATTTTTCAATACTGTCATACATTTCAAGAGGCCTTCTAACTTTTAATCGGGCACGCTTAATCTGAGAATTCTATGAAGTTATTGACATCTTATTCTAATGCTTGAGTAACCTCTATTTACTTCTTCCCCCTTCAAACAAAATTCGGCTGATTTTAGTTTTAGTAATTCTCTGTTTAATTTTAACCTTTTAGCTAAATTCATAATGCAAAACAAAACATAGTTACACAGTAATTAACTCTCATGAAAAGAGAATGTGTCAGAATGTAGAATTATGGTGGTATTTGCCATGGAAGTTTGCTTTGGTTTGAGTACTTTGTTTCTAGCATTATATATCCAATATTTTAGCGTCTCCATTCGGACTCTGCATTCTGAAACTTGAGTCAACACTTTCAAGTAGCATGTTTGAAGCTTCTCCCAGTACTTTTTTTCAGCAAGTGAATACATATGACTTTTTGTTTTGAAGAGCAGCATCATTTATCTTTATCTGCTTTCCATTCAACTTTGTGTTTTATGATGAAACTTACATTGTTGTCTTATTCTTTAATGCTTTTAATTGCTTATgtgatttatattaaattatgattgcCTCACTGCACTACATCAAGATGATGTGAATAGGACACTCCCTTAAAAAAGTTCCTTTGATGGATATTCAAAAGAGTTAGGAGACTTCTACTTTTAGAAGACATATCTTGTTGTCTTTGGCAATGAATTTTCTTATCCTATAGTAGTCCTTAGAGTGATTATTTGTAAACCAGTAGTGCATTGATTTTTTCACTTGCTTTCAGGTTTTTCATTACAAGTTCTGTATTAGATCTAACCATTGTGGGTTTAGATGATGCCGATGGGGACTCAAATGCACAGGGTCAATACCCTCACTACTTGAAGACCAGTTGCAAAGCCAATCTAGATCTGGGAAGTGTGGTTTACCTTTTAGGCTACACAGAAAAACAGGACCTCACTGTTGGTGAAGGAAAGGTGGTCATAGCCACTGACAATCTCATCAAATTATCAACTGATGGAATTCAATGGAGTCCAGGTTCAGCAGGTTTTGATGTGCATGGAAATCTTGCTTTCATGATATGTGATCCTATGAAGTTAGCCACATCACCAAATACCAAATCACCTTCAACTTCATCGTCATCGTCCTCCTCTTGGAAGAAAGAACACCCTATGCAGTTTGGCATACCGATTCCAGTCATATGTGATTGGTTAAACCAGCATTGGGAAGGCAACCTTGATGAGCTTAACAAGCCAAAACTACCACTCATGCGGTTGATGTCAACCGGCCCGAAGAGCGAGCATTCGTGTGCTTCCTTCACCCTGCGGCAAGTTTTCAAGTCAGCAGAAGGAGATGATGATGGCACCACATCTTCATCGAACAATGCTTCAAAGGCAAGAGATCAAGGACCAAGCTCTTCTGCTGTTACCAACACAGTTGAAGAAGAAAGTGCAATCACTAATCCAAATGCTGCTCATGTACAAGGAATTCCCACCCCAGAAATATATGAATCGCCTAGAGTAACTGCTGTGCCACTCAGAAGGAAAGAAAACATTCCATTGCAGCTTTTAGACATCAACTTTCCtccaaggacaaccaaagctgcAGTTTTGGCACACTCATCCAAACCAAAGTCTGCTGAAAATCATGCCAAAGACCCTTTGCCTGAAGACCAATCAGAAGGAGAACAAAACAAGCACACAAGGCCAACAACTCCTATTCCGGACGTTTCCTCAACAGGGTCTGTGAATGGAGCTGCGCAAAGCGAGGTTCAATCCAGTTCGTCTCCGGTGGAAGTACCGGAGATGCAGAACGGATACAGCAGCGAAGGAGAGACCATGTACTCGGCGGAAACCGCCGAGAGCCGGAACTACACAAGCCCCAGAGAGCTGAAGTTTCAGCAAGTGGGAAGGAGCCAGAGTTGTGTGAGTTACAACAGGTGGGGTGCTGCACCAAGAAGCCAAGTTGCTCGTGGAATGATGGTGGAAAATCAGAGAAGCTTTATGCATGTGAAGAGAATGTACTCACAAGGTGCAGCAACTTCTCAGCGTAGCAATGACTATTTCAGCCCCACTGTTTCCTCCATCATGAAACGTAACAGCAGCTCAAGCAAGCCACCTCGGCAAACTCCTGTTCATTCTCCTTCTCCCAGATGGTTGTTCTGATTGATTGATACTTCATATATGATCATATTTCAAGTTCAtagagtaaaattataaaaaattaaagagaaaagaGTATAGTTGCTTCATGTTTATATTCTTTTTGTTatccactattttttttatgcaacACGCAAAGACACTATGTTATGGTGAATAAGAAATGTAAGCCAAAATGTAGATTTTTTCCTTCTAAATTGACTTAAGATGATTCCTGGTTCCATGTTGAGTACGATGTTTCACCCAGGATTATCTAGTTCTTGATGTAAACGGAAAGCTTTGAATTGAAAACACCTTCACTTGAGTTCACACGTTCTTGGCTATGTAAATATAAGTCGAAGTTAAGACTGAAAACGCAGTGTTCTATCTTTGGTGCTATTGCTGCATGGATGAAATTAATATTCAACACAATTTACTCAATCATTATTACCAGTTACGATccaataaaatgtttttaattaaatatggaATAATCCTTGATGCTTGATGAAAATTTGTTATATTGatcaatacaatttttttttttgtaaatcaaaataaataaatattataggatctttttattttggttagcagtattataattttaaatttaaatatattaaacttattAAGTAAATCACATTAAGTAACacgatcaatttttaaaagctaattaaataaacatttttaattttttataaccatgaaaatattgatttcaTTCATCACATTATAAAAGTGTAAATAGATTTcgttatgataatattttagatataattacagtaaaattgttaaatacttcaaataaaaagttacaaaaaaaatgtaaattacaaaattaatcaattgaaTATAACCCAAATTTAGCATTTCAAAACCTGTCATTTAACTTATGAAATTTGTCTAGTATGAATGTTTTGGTTTGGAGGTCAATTTATTCAAGTTATTCAGATTTAGTTcatattaagtcattttttttaaattattttaattttaaataaataaaacaaatatattgaaTCTTTAGTATAAAGATCACATAAGtcgttttaataataattaactttattttcttatcactaaattttaataaaataaataaaaacatgattacaccaaaactaaaattgaaaatgtaaattttaaaacattattttcagATCAAATACCACAAAATTACAATCTCTTtctaaattttcgttattataCATTTTACCCGACTTCATTTATCTAATATTATGCACTCCAAACAAAGAGATATTACACTCAAATTCCCTTCAAATTTCTTTGGGTACAGcgatttttccttttttttttcaggccTGATGCTTTGATTGTTGGCTATCTTGGATATTAATTACACCATTTCATTTGTATAGTATCttttaacaaaacataaaaagttattaatagaTCCTTAGTTCCATTGCAAAAATTCTTATCCCCCTCTCACGATACAAATTACATCGTATTTATACTTTTGGAATGTCATTACTTTCATATAAACATGCTGAAGAAACAAATTTTAtcggtgaaaaaaaaaaaactgaaacaaaaaacttattttgaatattagtattataaaaacaatttctTGTAAGTTCTAATCAATAACAAGCATGGAGTTATAAATACAATCTTCCAATCTAAGCTGCCATTGTCTTTTGTTCAGAAAAAGAATaaccttcatttttttttttcaagcaaGCTCTGATCTTCTGGAAAATCTGCAAGTTGATTGATTTACATATAACACTCATCTAACCTGCTTTTATGCAGCTGAAAAGCAGGGTTAATCCAGGCTCCACAGCTGCACTGCATACCAGCCCAGTTGAAATTACCCAAACGAGCATTACAACCCATACATAGAAGTTTATCTCCCACATTACCTTCTTGTACTTCCAAGCCAATCCATATCCAAAGTGTTAGTGTGAAGTTTGACATTATTTTATGGCAAATAAAATGTATGAGGGAAATTTTTTACACGTACCTGCTTCCATCCATTTCATCGGCTCAACAAATATTGAAGTGCAATCAACTGGTTGCTTTTCCGCTTCCCAGGCTTCACTGCTTCTCTTTTTCCACTTGAAGCTTGATTCTCCTTTCCCACGCTCATGGGAAACTATATTTTCCTCTGAAGCAACAATTCTTCTGCATTTCTTACACCGGTATATAAGTTTGGTTGTGGCTTCTGTCTGAGAGCTACAAGCTTCAGCCATTTGGATTGAATAATCAAATGATATTGGGTTTATACACTGCAATTTTATAAGCAAAAGAGTATAATGAAAGAGTTTGATGTCGAAAACTCCCAGACAATTACAATTGCAATTAGCATGTAGTGTCATATAACAATTTTGACCACGGCAATCTTCTTTCAGGTAGAACGTCTGGGCATAATTACTTTAGAAGTTCGTATCAGACATTGAAAAACACAGTTCATACAGGTTTCAGACTTTAGTTCCATTATGAgcataataaaaataccaatgAAACAAAATGTGATGCAAATCATATATTGGATATGGACactgaaaaaaataatcaagtcTGTTAATGTTAATGACTATTGAGTCTAGAGGTACCTGAAAAGCAAATTATTAATGGGGAGAGCCAAACATTAAATGCTTTATCAAGCATTCCATATTATTCGATGAGACTTAAGCACCCATAATACCCAAGTTCCTATTAGAATAAAATCAAATACTTGTGTCAATAACCagatgaaaattttataaatgaacgTTTCAACAACCATTCCTATTCTGGATATGCAAATTCACTTCTGTGAATCAGCGTCCATTGCAAAATGAGATGGATTAAAGGACCAAACATTAGTCACCAGATTATATTGCAAAATGCACCGAAATGGATCACGTCAATTACAAAACTGAACACAAAAATGGTGGAAGTGAAAATCAAACAAGAATAATAGTTAAAGTTTTGATTAAAAAAGACCCACAAATACAAGTGGTATTTACGTATCTAGCCAAACTCAAACTCATGTGGCTTCTGAAAAATATTCCCAGAATCCTGTTTATACAGCACAAAAAGGAGAGCACCAATAATAACTGTCAGGATGCAAAGAATCAAGGTACTGCTACTTCTAACAATCTACCATGAAAAGGCTGTAGAGAGAGGCCaaagataaaataaactttCATAGATTTTTCATTGATACCCAATACAATCCGAATGAATGACAATACATGTGTCATCAACTAAATTTTAGGATATTTAACATAACACtgaataatattgttaaaaggaCAAATGCAAAATTGAGGGGAAAACAATTCATTCTAAAGTCATCCCACTTCACAACATATCATATGCACCTCTTGATTCACCATCAAACAATGCTATCTAAACTGCCAACATGTAGCTTCAGAATAAGCAGATCATATTCACATAAACCTTGAGCTAGCCAGCATGCACGATGCATCTCAAGCCAAATCAGAAGATTAAAAATGAATCACAGGACAAACAGAAAGTCCTACAATGTTCTTAGATTAACTTAATAGCACCAAAGACATGTCAAATAGTAACTAAAACCAAAAGAATCTAGTACCCGTACCATGAAGAAATCAGCACAGGTCCAAATCAATGGACCCACTATGAAGGTATATCCAAAACCAAGAGAAAAGGACGAAAAGTAATACAAGTAAACAAAGAGAGCGAAAATTCagattttgtgaaaaatatctTTGTTCTTCTAACATTGGAATGCTTACACCAAATTACTTATACAAACTAATACAACTCAACAGATTAACAAACTCATAACAGATAAGTAGCTCTCATTTCTTACACACGCGAGTTAACAAGTTCACAACGCAAGCAGTCACCCAAAGTTGGCGTTTCATCAAACACTTGATATGCAGCCGCCATCATGTTAAATTCACAAACCCAACTAAAATGCCAAGCGTCCCACAGTATTGACAACATTCAACTCtgatttaaaaaagtttaaattcatCTCCACTCGGGTGCGAGTCATTGATAATAAGAACAAACCATCAGAGAAATTAAGAAGATGAAAAACGCATGTATATgatatatttacaatttataCACACAAAAAACCCAGAAAGAAAAGAGGGTTACCAACGAATCCTTTCCTCCAGTTTCTCTGATTTATGATTCCTCCAAAAGAGCCCTTAATTTTTAGTCTTTCtccttgttttatttattttcttttagttcAGTGTTGTTGAGCTGAGTGAATGCCGGTGACGGTGGTACGCGGTTGTGAACTATTAagtatcaatatatattttgtaaggGTATATGTTTTATCTAGTATTTTACTACAccaaaaatgttaatataacaagtttaattttattagaagttatttttcaattttattaacgTATTGTTAAATGTGCTTCTAAAagggtgtttttttttttttgaatttaggCAACTAGTAGTTAATATCTAGAGCTACTAGTTACAGATAAAATTAGAGCTAAAACTAGTAGCTAGTACTTAGAGCTAGAGTTAGAGTTAGTGATGAACTCCTTTAGATGCAAAGGAGAAAGACAAGCCTATGGTTGCATTGTAAAATGAGTGGAAATGAGAATGAAGACAAGTTTTGGAGGCCCTTGTAGCAATGGAGTTGAATGACCTAAGGTGGAAGGCATCGAATGACTTATTATCGTAggggaaggtggctagaggagctTAGGGAGAAGCTTAGCTAGCTGTGACTCTCTCATAGGTAAATGCATGGAGTTTACTCAACATAGGTTCATCTACCATTTCAATTCAAGAGTAGTCATTACAACAAGGAGGCTCTTACTTATAGTAAAGAGTTCCTCCTAAATGAAACACACATGCACCTTGAAATGAGATGCAAATGCATAGGATACATGTTCAAATAACCGTCTCGACCAAGCTTTCAAA
This region of Vigna unguiculata cultivar IT97K-499-35 chromosome 5, ASM411807v1, whole genome shotgun sequence genomic DNA includes:
- the LOC114183940 gene encoding probable inactive dual specificity protein phosphatase-like At4g18593 isoform X2; the encoded protein is MAEACSSQTEATTKLIYRCKKCRRIVASEENIVSHERGKGESSFKWKKRSSEAWEAEKQPVDCTSIFVEPMKWMEAVQEGNVGDKLLCMGCNARLGNFNWAGMQCSCGAWINPAFQLHKSRLDECYM
- the LOC114186174 gene encoding uncharacterized protein LOC114186174: MGGVSLRESWCFCKGVSKSEKMKAAIFTGKGQGMATITGISPNGVSGTGFLIHRNLLLTTHTNLPSVVAADSAEIRLHNGVAATLVPQRFFITSSVLDLTIVGLDDADGDSNAQGQYPHYLKTSCKANLDLGSVVYLLGYTEKQDLTVGEGKVVIATDNLIKLSTDGIQWSPGSAGFDVHGNLAFMICDPMKLATSPNTKSPSTSSSSSSSWKKEHPMQFGIPIPVICDWLNQHWEGNLDELNKPKLPLMRLMSTGPKSEHSCASFTLRQVFKSAEGDDDGTTSSSNNASKARDQGPSSSAVTNTVEEESAITNPNAAHVQGIPTPEIYESPRVTAVPLRRKENIPLQLLDINFPPRTTKAAVLAHSSKPKSAENHAKDPLPEDQSEGEQNKHTRPTTPIPDVSSTGSVNGAAQSEVQSSSSPVEVPEMQNGYSSEGETMYSAETAESRNYTSPRELKFQQVGRSQSCVSYNRWGAAPRSQVARGMMVENQRSFMHVKRMYSQGAATSQRSNDYFSPTVSSIMKRNSSSSKPPRQTPVHSPSPRWLF
- the LOC114183940 gene encoding probable inactive dual specificity protein phosphatase-like At4g18593 isoform X1, with protein sequence MLDKAFNVWLSPLIICFSACSSQTEATTKLIYRCKKCRRIVASEENIVSHERGKGESSFKWKKRSSEAWEAEKQPVDCTSIFVEPMKWMEAVQEGNVGDKLLCMGCNARLGNFNWAGMQCSCGAWINPAFQLHKSRLDECYM